TTACTTTTCTTTATCGTGATAGGGCAATTGATTTTGGAAGGAATGGATATTTCTTTGGATGCCTTTCAGATATCAGGTGGTGTTATTCTATTTCTCTTCGCGCTGACCATGATTTTTGGTGACGGAAAACCAGAAACGGAAAAGCATCTTATTTCTGATTATAAGCATGTAACCATATTTCCTGTGGCCATCCCATCCATAGCCTCTCCAGGAGCTATAATGGCAGTAGTATTAATGACCGATAATCATGTCTATGGCATAGAACAACAAGCCCTGACAAGTGCTCTGGTGTTGGTAGTGATTGGTCTAACCAGCTTGTTACTGCTTGCTGCCAATTATGTTCAGGAAAAAATAGGAGAATACGGAATTACGGTCATCAGTAAAATTATGGGGCTTATTCTTGCCTCTTATGCAGTGCAAAGTATCTTAAGTGGTTTAAAAGATTTCTTCGTCCTTACCAATTAAAAAAGTAATAAACGTTTGCTATGAGGTATTATATTCTTTCACTTTTTGTCTTAAGTGTATTGGACATTGAACCAAAAGCGTATGAGTACAATCCAGTTGACCAGGAAAAAATTCAAAAAGAAAAGGCCTTCAGAGTTTTACAGACCAAGTGTAACGTTTGCCATGCTATAAAAAAGAGAGTGGACATCTTTACTTTTGAGAATATGGATAGCTTGGCTTACGATATCAACAAACAGGTGTTCATAAAGAAGAAAATGCCCAAAGGAAAAAAAATAAAACTAACCACTTCCGAAAAAAATGACCTAAGCCTTTGGATTGAGCAAACTAAAAAAAAAGCATAAAAAAAAGAGCTATTTCTAGCTCTTTTTACTTAAATATTCTAAAGTCTATTTCGCTACATTAACCGCACGAGTTTCTCTAATAACGGTAACTTTAACCTGTCCCGGATACGTCATATCCGTTTGTATTTTTTGCGATATTTCAAAGGAAAGCTCCGAAGCTTTATCATCGCTAACCTTTTCACTTTCTACAATGACCCTAAGCTCTCTACCGGCTTGAATAGCGTAGGCCTTCTGTACGCCACTGAATGCAAATGCTATTTCTTCCAGATCCTTAAGACGTTGTATATAAGAATCTAGCACTTGTCTCCTTGCACCGGGTCTTGCTCCGCTAATAGCATCACAAACCTGAACAATAGGAGAGATTAATGTCTTCATCTCTATCTCATCGTGGTGAGCACCTATGGCATTGCAGACTTCTGGTTTTTCTCCAAATTTCTCCGCCCACTGCATTCCTAATATCGCGTGTGGTGTTTCTACCTCGGCCTCCGTATTAGGAACTTTTCCGATATCGTGAAGTAGTCCCGCTCGCTTGGCTATTTTTGGATTGAGCCCTAACTCAGAAGCCATGACCCCACATAACTTGGCCACCTCCCTAGAGTGCTGTAATAGATTTTGTCCGTAAGAAGAACGGTATTTCATTCTACCTACCGCTTTGATTAATTCTGGATGTAATCCATGAATACCTAGGTCTATTACGGTTCTTTTGCCTATTTCAACGATTTCCGCTTCAATTTGCTTTTCTGTCTTCTTTACAATTTCTTCGATTCTTGCGGGGTGAATTCTACCATCGGTAACCAGTTTATGTAAAGACAAACGCGCTACTTCTCTACGCACGGAATCAAAACAAGATAATATAATTGCCTCTGGTGTATCATCCACAATAATCTCTACTCCTGTGGCCGATTCCAGCGCTCTGATGTTTCTTCCTTCCCTGCCTATAATTCTACCCTTGACATCATCGGACTCAATATTAAAAACAGAAACACAATTTTCAACAGCTTCCTCGGTACCGATACGCTGTATGGTATTGATAACTATCTTACGGGCCTCCTGTTGGGCTGTTAGTTTGGCTTCCTCCATGGTTGCCTGTACATACCCCATGGCATCGGTCTTTGCGGTTTCCCGAAGACTCTCTACCAATTCGTTCTTAGCATCGTCAGCGGACAATCCGGAAATTACCTCTAACTGCTGCACTTGGCTTTTATGAAGTTTTTCTAGCTCCGATTGTTTCTTTTCATAGAATTCCTTCCGCTGTTCTATATCCTTGAGTCTACTATCCAACTGAGCGTTTAGCTTTTTGTTCTTTGCCAGCTCGTTACTAATCTGAGATTCTTTATCCCTAGTCCTTTTTTCGGCCTCGCTGATCTTCTTGTCCTTATTGATGATTACTTTCTCATGTTCCGCTTTCAACTCTAAAAATTTCTCTTTTGCTTGAAAAATTTTATCCTTTTTTATGCTATCACCTTCCGTTTGTGCCTCTTTAAGAATTCTACTGGCATCTCTTTTTGCATTTGCAATGGTTTTGGACGCCTTACCCTTCTCCATAAATTTTGCTATAGCAAAGCCTATTGCTAAACCAACAATACCCGCTATAATTATCATTGTACTATCCATAGTTTGAAATATTTATATAAAAAAGCCCACATTGGAGAAGTTTTGTACAAACTCCAGAAAACAGGTTTA
This genomic window from Maribacter sp. MJ134 contains:
- a CDS encoding MarC family protein, with the protein product MTEIFTTILFLIAVIDPLGSVPVYLEATKHFDKAHKKKIAIRASIVAFFILLFFIVIGQLILEGMDISLDAFQISGGVILFLFALTMIFGDGKPETEKHLISDYKHVTIFPVAIPSIASPGAIMAVVLMTDNHVYGIEQQALTSALVLVVIGLTSLLLLAANYVQEKIGEYGITVISKIMGLILASYAVQSILSGLKDFFVLTN
- the rny gene encoding ribonuclease Y; translation: MDSTMIIIAGIVGLAIGFAIAKFMEKGKASKTIANAKRDASRILKEAQTEGDSIKKDKIFQAKEKFLELKAEHEKVIINKDKKISEAEKRTRDKESQISNELAKNKKLNAQLDSRLKDIEQRKEFYEKKQSELEKLHKSQVQQLEVISGLSADDAKNELVESLRETAKTDAMGYVQATMEEAKLTAQQEARKIVINTIQRIGTEEAVENCVSVFNIESDDVKGRIIGREGRNIRALESATGVEIIVDDTPEAIILSCFDSVRREVARLSLHKLVTDGRIHPARIEEIVKKTEKQIEAEIVEIGKRTVIDLGIHGLHPELIKAVGRMKYRSSYGQNLLQHSREVAKLCGVMASELGLNPKIAKRAGLLHDIGKVPNTEAEVETPHAILGMQWAEKFGEKPEVCNAIGAHHDEIEMKTLISPIVQVCDAISGARPGARRQVLDSYIQRLKDLEEIAFAFSGVQKAYAIQAGRELRVIVESEKVSDDKASELSFEISQKIQTDMTYPGQVKVTVIRETRAVNVAK